Proteins encoded in a region of the Pieris napi chromosome 5, ilPieNapi1.2, whole genome shotgun sequence genome:
- the LOC125049400 gene encoding cathepsin B-like, whose protein sequence is MAHMTILFALLCVFAFSFAALPDPLSEEFIHIINTRQKLWTAGRNFPTQTTLQTMKKLMGAMEDKFLSRLTTVEHSAEDIEDLPENFDPRDKWPNCPTLNEVRDQGSCGSCWAFGAVEAMTDRYCTYSNGTKHFHFSAEDLLSCCPVCGLGCNGGMPTLAWEYWKHFGIVSGGNYNSSQGCLPYQIPPCEHHVPGDRLPCNGDTSTPKCVRKCQDSSSYKEDKQYGKHVYSVRGGEEHIRAELYKNGPVEGAFTVYSDLLTYKSGVYKHTVGDALGGHAIKIMGWGVENGNKYWLIANSWNSDWGDNGFFKILRGEDHCGIESSIVAGEPLYK, encoded by the coding sequence ATGGCTCATATGACTATTCTTTTCGCGTTGCTTTGTGTTTTCGCCTTTTCATTCGCGGCCCTACCAGATCCACTTTCCGAGGAATTCATTCATATCATCAACACACGGCAAAAATTATGGACCGCTGGCCGCAACTTTCCGACACAAACAACGTTGCAAACAATGAAGAAGCTCATGGGAGCCATGGAAGATAAGTTTTTATCGAGGTTAACGACTGTCGAACACAGTGCAGAGGACATTGAGGACTTACCAGAAAATTTTGATCCCAGGGACAAATGGCCCAACTGTCCCACGTTAAACGAAGTCCGAGACCAAGGATCATGCGGGAGCTGCTGGGCTTTTGGCGCAGTGGAAGCCATGACAGATCGTTATTGCACCTATTCGAATGGCACAAAGCATTTCCACTTTTCTGCTGAAGATCTATTGAGCTGCTGCCCAGTTTGTGGTCTCGGCTGTAACGGAGGTATGCCAACACTCGCTTGGGAGTACTGGAAACACTTTGGGATCGTATCAGGAGGTAACTACAACTCAAGTCAGGGCTGCTTGCCATACCAAATACCACCATGTGAACATCACGTTCCCGGAGACAGATTGCCATGCAACGGTGACACGAGCACTCCAAAATGTGTTCGTAAATGTCAAGACTCATCATCCTACAAAGAGGATAAGCAGTACGGAAAGCATGTTTACTCTGTTCGAGGCGGTGAAGAGCACATCAGAGCAGAATTATACAAGAATGGCCCAGTGGAGGGTGCATTCACAGTTTATTCGGACTTGCTAACTTACAAAAGCGGTGTGTATAAACATACGGTTGGAGATGCGTTGGGCGGACACGCTATTAAAATTATGGGTTGGGGAGTTGAAAACGGAAACAAATATTGGCTCATTGCGAATTCGTGGAACTCCGACTGGGGTGATAATGGTTTCTTCAAAATTCTACGTGGGGAGGACCATTGCGGTATCGAAAGTTCTATTGTCGCTGGAGAACCactgtataaataa
- the LOC125049581 gene encoding cathepsin B-like, which produces MARMLILLVFVCVFAFSIAELPDPLSEEFIDIINTRQKLWTAGRNFPPQTTLETMKKLMGAMEDNFISRLTIVEHSAEDIKDLSENFDPRNKWPNCPTLNEVRDQGSCGSCWAFGAVEAMTDRYCIYSNGTKHFHFSAEDLLSCCSVCGLGCNGGMPTLAWEYWKHFGIVSGGNYNSSQGCLPYQIPPCEHHVPGDRLPCSGDTRTPKCVRKCQDTSSYKGDKLYGKHIYSVRGGEEHIRAELYKNGPVEAAFTVYSDFLTYKSGVYKHTVGNALGGHAVKIMGWGVENGVKYWLVANSWNSDWGDNGFFKILRGENHCGIEGSIVTGEPQYK; this is translated from the coding sequence ATGGCTCGTATGCTTattcttttagtttttgtttgtgTTTTCGCCTTTTCAATCGCGGAGCTACCAGATCCACTTTCCGAGGAATTCATTGATATCATCAACACACGGCAAAAATTATGGACCGCTGGCCGCAACTTTCCGCCACAAACGACGTTGGAAACAATGAAGAAGCTCATGGGAGCCATGGAAGATAATTTCATATCGAGATTAACGATTGTCGAACACAGTGCAGAGGACATTAAGGACTTATCAGAAAATTTTGATCCCAGGAACAAATGGCCCAACTGTCCCACGTTAAACGAAGTCCGAGACCAAGGATCATGCGGGAGCTGCTGGGCTTTTGGCGCAGTGGAAGCCATGACAGATCGTTATTGCATCTATTCGAATGGCACAAAGCATTTCCACTTTTCTGCTGAAGATCTATTGAGCTGCTGCTCAGTCTGTGGTCTCGGATGTAACGGAGGAATGCCAACACTCGCTTGGGAGTACTGGAAACACTTTGGGATCGTATCAGGAGGTAACTACAACTCTAGCCAGGGCTGCTTGCCATACCAAATACCACCATGTGAACATCACGTTCCCGGAGACAGATTGCCATGCAGCGGTGACACGAGAACTCCAAAGTGTGTCCGTAAATGTCAGGACACATCATCCTACAAAGGGGATAAGCTATACGGAAAGCATATTTACTCAGTTCGAGGCGGTGAAGAGCACATCAGAGCAGAATTATACAAGAATGGCCCAGTGGAGGCTGCATTCACAGTTTATTCGGACTTTCTAACTTACAAAAGCGGTGTGTATAAACATACGGTTGGAAATGCGTTGGGCGGACACGCTGTTAAAATTATGGGTTGGGGAGTTGAAAACGGAGTCAAATATTGGCTCGTTGCGAATTCGTGGAACTCCGACTGGGGAGATAATGGTTTCTTCAAAATTCTACGTGGGGAAAACCATTGCGGTATCGAAGGTTCTATTGTCACTGGAGAACCacagtataaataa